The sequence ATATGCCGATTGCTTCTTGAGCCGTCATAGTTAAAACTGTATTATCGGCACAGGTCCAGTCCAGGGAGAAATCCTGCTCTGCCGTAATAGCTGCTTGCGCCGCCTGTACAGCAACTGCTATGCGCTGCACAGATAAGGAATTAGAGTCTAAAACTTTACCCATATAGGGCACCCCGGATTGCTCTAGCATATCACGCTTCTCTTTGATACGCTCCCAGGATTGAATTTTTAATTTGTCAAGAGTTGATTGGTGAGCCTGCCCTGTAAGATACCAATGCAAGTCGAATCCTTCTTCAACATCTTGCCAGGTATATCCCTGTTCTAAAAAATATGCTTCATCCGGAGTATCGCTAATGGCTACAACAACTTCTTTGGTTGTTTCATCTGCAATTTTGGCTAATTTAAGCATAATAAGCCTCCTTCTTTTTAGCTAAACGGAATGAACATTGCTGACCATGAATTTGCTGAATTGGCAGGACAGGATACTATATCGCCGGCGGACACTAAAAACCATTGCCTGCACCAAATCCTTGTACCGTCTCTTGAACCTATTCTGAGGATTTGTACGCCATTGACCGCGCAAATGATACTCCTGCTGGAATTGCAATCTGCCTCGACCGAAACGATCCCGTTTTGTGTGGCAGTAAACGCTAAAGAAGACAGCGTTCTTGCCTGACTATAAATAGGTGCAGCCACAACGGGTATTTCAATGTCAGCACTGCCGTCAAAATCTACACCTGCAATTTTGCGAGGTGTGGCCAGTCGGGTAGCTGTATCCGCGTTGCCGATAAATGATAGAGCCCGGATTGGTGACAGCTGGCCAGGATTGGCAGGTTGTGAAAAAACAGCCTCTCCGGCATTATTCATCCTCATCTCTATCCCATTGACCGATGGTATGGTCAGTCTGATACGCGGTTGATCGCCAGCAGCAATCCCAATACCCTCTAGATTGATTCCATGAATATCAGGTCTAAATTGTATAAAATCGTTTGCATGTTTGCCATCCACAGTATCAGCGTTGCCGCCATTGGCCGGTAAACTTGCCGGGGTCCCGGTAATATTGGTATAGTCTATTCTGGGTCCCTGACCCTCCTCACCCGTATGGGCATGGCCGGACATGCCAAATAGATTGCTGGCGGCCTCCAGCGTCATTGTCGGCAGTGCGTACCAATTCGACTTTCCGGTGATACTTTTTATCATATAACCCAATTGACTTAATTTTGCCGTTAAGGTTCCCGGTTCTGAGTCCGCTGCCGCAATGTCGGCGATCGTCCGGCTGCCGATTTTGGCATCGGTTACAGCATCAGCTGCAATTTGATTCTCCGTAACACCGCTTTTGGCGATGCCGATAGTCACCCGATCGTTGGCAGAATCGGGAGCAATCCCGATTCCTTCTCCAGCCATAATTTCCAGCACATCGGTCTCAGAATCCGCCTGGATGGTCGTTTCTCCCACCAGTATTGTCGAAAAAGCGTTCTGGTTCGGTTCAGCCCCGGCTGTAATGCCGTCCAACTTTTGCTTATCTGTATTGGACATGCTGCCGTTACTGGATGTGGTGGCAACCGGCGGCACCCAGCCGGCAGGAGCAAATTCACCGGCTGATTTGCCGTTTAAGCGTTCGG is a genomic window of Acetonema longum DSM 6540 containing:
- a CDS encoding DUF4376 domain-containing protein, coding for MLKLAKIADETTKEVVVAISDTPDEAYFLEQGYTWQDVEEGFDLHWYLTGQAHQSTLDKLKIQSWERIKEKRDMLEQSGVPYMGKVLDSNSLSVQRIAVAVQAAQAAITAEQDFSLDWTCADNTVLTMTAQEAIGISVTLAQHANTLHQIARNLRLQIDAAETAEELGKITWPE